In a single window of the Ruminococcus albus 7 = DSM 20455 genome:
- a CDS encoding heavy metal translocating P-type ATPase — MKCKILHESKGRIRVHFCQKYMTLHQADIAEYTLSSVSGITKVQVFDRTCDVILYYSCERETVLSVLANFSYSETNEALVPPKTGRSLNREFEEKLGSAVMGRLLQKFLLPPPLRGVVSFVKAIKYIRQGLHCLMKGKLEVETLDAIAITVSMLRGDHNTAASVMFLLKIGDILDEWTHKKSVDDLARTMSLGVEKAWIKTEDDQEVLVPISQISKGDIVIVRTGSMIPLDGTVKAGDAMVNQASMTGESVPVHKSEGAYVYAGTVVEDGECLIQVENTAGSGRYDRIVKMIEESEQMKSSAESKAAHLADKLVPWCLGGTLMTWLLTRSATKAVSILMVDFSCALKLAMPISVLYAMRQCANAGITVKGGKFLEAVAEADTIVFDKTGTLTHSQPRVAQIITFGGRDEAEMLRLAACLEEHYPHSIANAVVAEAAERGLLHEERHSKVEYVVAHGISSMIDGERVVIGSHHFVVEDEACKLPDERIFRHLPKEYSHLYLAIGGEIAAVICIEDPMRDEAGTVIDKLHTLGFSKIVMMTGDNERTASSVANKVGVDTYYSEVLPEDKAAFIRAEHEAGRRVIMIGDGVNDSPALSESDAGIAISSGAAIAREIADITISANDLYTLITLKQLSDALMRRIHRNYRTIIGFNTGLIILGAAGILSPATSALLHNASTLAIGLKSMTDLQI, encoded by the coding sequence ATGAAATGTAAAATACTTCACGAATCAAAAGGACGTATCCGCGTGCATTTCTGTCAGAAATATATGACGCTGCATCAGGCAGATATCGCCGAATATACGCTGTCTTCGGTAAGCGGTATAACAAAAGTTCAGGTGTTTGACCGCACCTGTGATGTGATACTGTATTATAGCTGCGAACGCGAAACCGTACTGTCTGTGCTTGCTAATTTTAGCTACAGCGAAACTAACGAAGCACTTGTTCCGCCTAAGACAGGAAGATCACTGAACCGAGAGTTTGAAGAAAAGCTGGGTTCTGCAGTCATGGGACGTTTGCTCCAGAAATTTCTTCTGCCGCCTCCTCTCCGAGGTGTGGTTTCTTTTGTCAAAGCGATAAAATACATCCGCCAAGGACTTCACTGCCTGATGAAAGGCAAACTTGAAGTTGAGACCCTGGATGCAATCGCGATAACTGTATCCATGCTTCGCGGAGATCATAATACTGCCGCAAGTGTAATGTTCCTTCTTAAGATCGGTGATATACTAGATGAATGGACTCATAAAAAGTCTGTAGATGATCTTGCAAGAACAATGTCACTCGGTGTTGAGAAAGCCTGGATAAAAACAGAAGACGATCAGGAAGTTCTTGTACCTATATCACAGATCAGCAAGGGCGACATCGTGATAGTCCGCACAGGATCTATGATACCGCTTGACGGTACAGTTAAAGCCGGTGATGCGATGGTCAATCAGGCTTCTATGACAGGTGAATCCGTACCTGTACACAAATCTGAAGGTGCCTATGTATACGCAGGGACTGTAGTTGAAGACGGCGAATGCTTGATACAGGTCGAAAACACCGCAGGAAGCGGACGTTATGACCGCATCGTGAAAATGATAGAAGAATCTGAACAAATGAAATCATCAGCAGAGAGCAAGGCAGCACATCTAGCAGATAAACTCGTGCCGTGGTGTCTGGGCGGAACGCTCATGACATGGCTGCTCACACGAAGTGCCACAAAAGCAGTATCTATCCTTATGGTCGATTTTTCATGTGCATTGAAACTGGCTATGCCGATATCCGTACTATATGCTATGCGACAGTGTGCAAATGCAGGGATCACGGTCAAAGGCGGAAAATTCCTTGAAGCCGTTGCCGAAGCAGATACTATCGTATTTGATAAAACAGGAACGCTTACACATTCACAGCCGCGTGTTGCACAGATCATTACATTCGGCGGACGTGATGAAGCAGAAATGCTAAGGCTAGCCGCGTGTTTAGAGGAGCACTATCCGCATTCCATCGCAAACGCCGTTGTTGCAGAAGCAGCTGAACGTGGTCTGCTGCACGAAGAACGTCATTCAAAAGTAGAATATGTTGTCGCTCACGGAATTTCAAGCATGATCGACGGCGAGCGGGTAGTCATCGGAAGTCACCATTTTGTAGTCGAGGATGAAGCCTGCAAACTGCCTGATGAACGAATTTTCCGACATCTTCCAAAAGAATATTCCCATCTTTATCTTGCGATCGGAGGCGAGATCGCTGCTGTGATATGTATAGAAGATCCGATGCGTGATGAAGCCGGAACTGTTATTGATAAGCTTCATACGCTGGGCTTTTCCAAGATCGTTATGATGACAGGTGACAACGAACGCACTGCAAGTTCCGTTGCAAATAAAGTAGGTGTTGATACCTATTATTCTGAGGTGCTTCCTGAGGACAAAGCAGCATTTATCCGCGCAGAGCATGAAGCCGGCAGACGTGTCATCATGATCGGTGACGGCGTGAACGATTCACCGGCACTAAGTGAATCTGATGCAGGGATCGCTATCAGCAGCGGTGCAGCGATAGCAAGAGAGATCGCAGATATTACTATCTCAGCGAATGATCTGTACACACTAATCACCCTCAAACAGCTCAGTGATGCACTTATGCGAAGGATACATCGTAACTACCGAACCATTATCGGTTTTAATACAGGACTTATCATTCTCGGCGCCGCAGGGATTCTTTCGCCTGCGACATCCGCTTTGCTTCATAATGCTTCGACATTGGCGATAGGACTTAAAAGTATGACCGACCTTCAGATATAA
- a CDS encoding TetR/AcrR family transcriptional regulator C-terminal domain-containing protein, whose amino-acid sequence MSTSTITKSALCNALKELCAQKDYEKISISEITGFCGMNRQSFYYHFQDKEELLSYIYYNELFKNITRGVNYDNWNERLEGLLENMQKDKTFYSNTLRSNEKTFEKYLYQSMHRLFLRFFYHAVANTRKRSEKAKFFADFYSHGFCGMIIDWAKQGMKISPHTVMLQMKELAFENVSIGKGFIENL is encoded by the coding sequence ATGTCAACATCAACTATTACAAAATCAGCGCTTTGTAATGCTCTAAAAGAGCTGTGTGCGCAAAAAGACTATGAAAAAATATCCATATCCGAAATAACCGGTTTTTGCGGAATGAACAGACAATCCTTCTATTATCATTTTCAGGATAAAGAGGAGCTTTTGTCATATATATACTACAATGAACTTTTCAAAAACATCACCAGAGGAGTAAACTATGATAACTGGAATGAACGTCTTGAAGGTCTTCTGGAAAATATGCAGAAAGACAAAACGTTTTACTCCAACACTCTGCGGAGCAACGAAAAGACCTTTGAAAAGTATCTTTATCAAAGTATGCACCGTTTGTTCCTGAGGTTTTTCTACCATGCAGTCGCAAATACACGCAAGCGCAGTGAGAAGGCAAAATTCTTTGCAGATTTCTACTCACACGGGTTCTGCGGAATGATAATCGATTGGGCTAAGCAGGGTATGAAGATATCTCCGCACACGGTCATGCTGCAAATGAAAGAGCTTGCATTTGAGAACGTCAGCATCGGTAAGGGATTTATCGAAAACCTGTGA
- a CDS encoding DUF6110 family protein, translated as MICLPWKKLGLFAGGLLFGTAGIKILSSQDAKKCYTNVTAAVLRAKDCVMGTVTNVRENCDDILSDAKEINAERAAADAEAVIADEQNQTK; from the coding sequence ATGATTTGTTTGCCTTGGAAAAAGCTCGGTCTGTTTGCAGGCGGACTTCTGTTCGGTACAGCCGGCATAAAGATCCTTAGTAGTCAGGATGCGAAAAAATGTTACACAAATGTAACTGCCGCAGTACTCCGCGCTAAGGACTGTGTAATGGGCACCGTAACGAATGTACGGGAAAACTGCGATGATATTCTCAGCGATGCAAAAGAGATCAACGCTGAGCGTGCTGCTGCGGATGCAGAAGCAGTCATAGCTGACGAACAGAATCAAACCAAATAA
- the pnuC gene encoding nicotinamide riboside transporter PnuC, which produces MLKNIKGYFSRTEIMIWSISALLVITSFILFDRSSYLTLCASLIGVTYLIFNAKGNPIGQVLVIIFSFLYGIISYRFSYFGEMITYLGMTMPMAVVALISWLRNPFNGNRSEVRVNSISKTETAFMSGLAMIVTTVFYFILQAFHTANIIPSTLSVTTTFLAVYLTFRRSPFYAIAYSANDIILMFLWTMASMTDSRYISVVVCFAVFFVNDIYSFFSWKNMKKRQGS; this is translated from the coding sequence ATGCTAAAAAACATCAAAGGGTATTTTTCAAGGACCGAGATCATGATATGGAGCATTTCGGCTTTGCTGGTAATAACATCGTTTATATTGTTTGACAGAAGCAGCTATCTTACATTGTGTGCTTCGCTTATCGGTGTAACTTACTTGATATTCAATGCTAAAGGAAATCCTATCGGTCAGGTGCTCGTTATCATATTCAGTTTTCTGTATGGCATTATTTCCTATAGGTTTTCATATTTCGGAGAAATGATAACTTATCTAGGTATGACAATGCCTATGGCTGTCGTTGCTCTGATCTCATGGCTGCGAAATCCTTTTAACGGCAACAGATCAGAAGTTCGGGTAAACAGCATAAGTAAAACGGAAACAGCTTTTATGTCCGGTTTAGCAATGATCGTAACGACAGTTTTTTATTTCATATTGCAGGCATTTCATACCGCCAACATTATTCCAAGTACACTATCGGTCACAACGACCTTTCTTGCAGTCTATCTGACATTCAGGCGAAGTCCTTTTTATGCTATTGCATATTCCGCGAATGATATTATACTTATGTTCCTCTGGACGATGGCAAGTATGACTGATTCTCGATATATCTCTGTAGTTGTGTGTTTTGCAGTATTTTTTGTTAACGATATATACAGCTTTTTCAGTTGGAAGAATATGAAAAAACGTCAGGGCTCCTGA
- a CDS encoding class I SAM-dependent methyltransferase — translation MSFTDNFGNPKGLLGRMMLVSMDKEHLPMAKWALELIRIPNKGTVADLGCGGGYNIKRMLEKSENTNFIGLDISDESVKKARKVNRGESGKRVRIIKGSAENLPFNDNSILYRGDQGWF, via the coding sequence ATGAGCTTTACAGATAATTTCGGGAATCCGAAAGGATTACTCGGACGAATGATGCTTGTTAGTATGGATAAGGAGCATCTGCCTATGGCGAAATGGGCATTGGAACTTATCAGGATACCGAACAAAGGTACAGTCGCAGATTTAGGCTGCGGCGGTGGATATAATATCAAGCGTATGCTTGAAAAGAGTGAAAATACGAATTTTATCGGACTTGATATATCAGATGAAAGTGTGAAAAAAGCAAGGAAAGTCAATCGGGGTGAAAGCGGCAAGCGAGTCAGGATAATCAAAGGCAGTGCTGAAAATCTGCCGTTTAATGATAACAGTATATTATACAGAGGTGATCAGGGATGGTTTTAA
- the glgB gene encoding 1,4-alpha-glucan branching protein GlgB, translating into MIINDFLEGLSLNAYDYFGAHFVDGGVRFATYAPNAAKVTLMLNGSEFGMNRLDSGVWETVHPAEIGDIYQFVITTQALQKHYRSDPFAFYSEVRPKNASIVYDLDHHVWNDSAWISKRGKCYDKPMNIYEIHFGSWRTRSDSEGDDRFYSYDDMAELIIPYVKDMGYTHIEIMPLTEYPYDGSWGYQVTGYYSATSRYGDPDGLMRFIDACHQADIGVILDFVPVHFVTDFFALHIYDGGFLFESDREEDRFSEWGTALFDYSKPHVLSFIKSSINFWIEKYHIDGLRYDAVANLIFKYGRRDGPINDTGIWFLKNTNYAIQKRHPDVILFAEDSTDQTKVTAPVEFGGLGFDYKWDLGFMHDTIDYIMTPPYERRAHHAKMTFSMSYFYNDLFILPYSHDEVVHGKKTMLDKCFGSHEEKIATIKCLYTFQFGHPGKKLNFMGNEIAEYMEWRCNKELGWNLLSFPSHDSVHHFIKELHHIYLSEPALYENDYNSGYFRWCDANNNNQSIYAFVRRDKYGKGIYFVFNFSGLRQNYGLKVEQNGDYAEILNSDRDIYAGTNCLNGDMRAYNYLLNLRLAPLSCAIIKQK; encoded by the coding sequence ATGATTATAAATGATTTTTTAGAGGGTCTGAGCCTTAACGCATACGACTATTTTGGTGCACATTTTGTTGATGGCGGAGTAAGATTTGCTACCTATGCCCCAAATGCTGCAAAAGTCACACTTATGCTTAACGGCAGTGAATTCGGAATGAATCGTCTTGACAGCGGTGTATGGGAAACCGTTCATCCTGCTGAGATTGGAGATATTTACCAGTTCGTAATAACAACTCAGGCACTACAGAAACATTACCGTTCTGATCCTTTTGCATTTTACAGTGAAGTCAGACCTAAAAATGCATCAATAGTCTATGATCTTGATCATCATGTATGGAATGACAGTGCATGGATCTCAAAGCGAGGAAAATGCTATGACAAGCCAATGAATATCTATGAGATACATTTCGGTTCGTGGAGAACAAGATCTGACAGTGAGGGTGATGATCGCTTCTACAGCTATGATGATATGGCTGAACTGATCATTCCTTATGTAAAAGATATGGGCTATACCCATATTGAGATCATGCCGCTTACAGAATATCCTTATGATGGTTCATGGGGTTATCAGGTGACGGGATATTATTCAGCAACATCCCGCTACGGAGATCCCGACGGGCTAATGAGGTTCATTGATGCTTGTCATCAGGCTGATATTGGTGTTATACTGGATTTCGTTCCTGTTCATTTCGTTACAGATTTTTTTGCGCTGCATATCTATGATGGTGGTTTTCTCTTTGAGTCTGACAGGGAAGAGGACAGATTTTCCGAATGGGGTACAGCACTTTTTGATTACAGCAAGCCTCATGTCCTAAGTTTTATCAAGTCATCTATAAATTTCTGGATAGAGAAATATCATATTGACGGTCTGCGCTACGATGCTGTAGCAAACCTTATATTCAAATATGGCAGACGTGACGGTCCTATCAATGATACGGGTATATGGTTTTTAAAAAATACAAACTATGCTATACAGAAGCGCCACCCCGATGTTATACTATTTGCCGAAGACTCTACAGATCAGACCAAAGTTACTGCTCCCGTTGAATTCGGCGGGCTTGGCTTTGATTATAAATGGGATCTTGGATTTATGCACGATACTATTGATTATATCATGACTCCGCCTTATGAACGCCGTGCGCATCACGCTAAAATGACTTTCTCCATGAGTTATTTCTATAATGACCTTTTCATACTGCCGTACTCACATGATGAAGTCGTACACGGCAAGAAGACTATGCTTGATAAATGCTTTGGCAGTCACGAAGAAAAGATAGCAACGATAAAGTGTCTGTATACTTTCCAGTTTGGTCACCCGGGAAAGAAGCTGAATTTCATGGGTAACGAGATCGCCGAGTATATGGAGTGGCGGTGCAACAAGGAACTTGGCTGGAATCTTCTGTCTTTTCCATCCCATGATTCTGTTCATCACTTTATAAAGGAGCTCCACCATATTTATCTCAGTGAGCCTGCACTGTATGAGAATGACTATAATTCGGGGTATTTCCGCTGGTGTGATGCAAATAACAACAACCAGTCAATATATGCCTTTGTTAGACGTGATAAATACGGCAAAGGAATATACTTCGTGTTCAATTTTTCCGGACTTCGTCAGAATTACGGACTAAAAGTCGAGCAAAACGGCGACTATGCCGAGATACTGAATTCCGACAGGGATATTTATGCAGGCACTAATTGCTTGAATGGCGATATGAGAGCCTATAACTATTTGCTGAATCTTCGTCTGGCACCCCTCAGCTGTGCTATAATAAAACAGAAGTAA
- a CDS encoding zinc ribbon domain-containing protein — protein sequence MNSIKGFMNGLYKVVGPAVNVLFALFLTIAGNCGFQALKASKNAITLSNIFTIAASIDGKGAAPKEEGTGFITFLQVLFWIIAVIYIGCKVLELLNALNENPGALKSLKPAGAPAQNAYAQPQFNQPAQAIPQPTAAPAANAGAERFCTQCGAKVPAGNAFCTSCGAKMD from the coding sequence ATGAACTCGATCAAAGGATTTATGAACGGACTTTATAAGGTAGTAGGACCTGCTGTGAATGTGTTGTTTGCACTGTTTCTTACAATAGCTGGTAACTGTGGTTTCCAGGCTTTAAAGGCAAGCAAGAACGCTATTACTTTATCAAATATCTTCACTATTGCAGCATCCATTGATGGTAAGGGAGCTGCACCTAAGGAAGAGGGTACTGGTTTTATCACATTTTTACAGGTTCTGTTCTGGATTATAGCTGTTATCTACATCGGCTGCAAGGTTCTTGAGCTTCTGAATGCATTAAACGAGAATCCAGGTGCATTAAAGTCTCTGAAGCCCGCAGGTGCTCCCGCACAGAACGCTTATGCACAGCCTCAGTTCAATCAGCCTGCTCAGGCTATTCCTCAGCCTACTGCTGCTCCTGCTGCAAATGCTGGTGCTGAAAGATTCTGCACACAGTGCGGTGCAAAGGTTCCTGCAGGTAACGCATTCTGCACAAGCTGCGGCGCTAAGATGGACTAA
- the galT gene encoding UDP-glucose--hexose-1-phosphate uridylyltransferase, translating to MINDSIKKLVTYGLEKGLIEPCDKVWAINRIIEALGIEEYDEPVEQYFNVDLESTLAELLDYACENGLCEDTVVYRDLFDTKLMGLITPRPSEVERIFADKRSVSAEAATDWFYKFSQDTDYIRRYRISKDVRWKTQTDYGDIDITINLSKPEKDPKAIAAAKLAKQSGYPKCLLCYENVGYAGRLNSPARQNHRIIGVTIDGSEWGLQYSPYVYYNEHCILFNKKHTPMVINKSAFNKLFDFVEQYPHYFVGSNADLPIVGGSILSHEHFQGGHYEFPMAKAEVERKVIFKGYENVDAGIVKWPMSVIRLNSTNRGSLVELADKILHLWRGYTDEGAFIYAETNGEPHNTITPIARMRSGRYEMDLVLRNNITTDEHPLGVYHPHAELHHIKKENIGLIEVMGLAVLPSRLKGEMEKLSKAMINGDDIRADEVLAKHADWADELKKQYSFTAENAEAILKDEIGKVFAKVLEHAGVYKRDEAGAAAFGRFIDHVNEA from the coding sequence ATGATTAATGACAGCATCAAAAAGCTTGTGACTTACGGTCTTGAAAAAGGGCTTATCGAGCCATGTGATAAGGTATGGGCAATAAATCGTATTATTGAGGCACTTGGTATTGAGGAATATGATGAGCCTGTTGAACAGTACTTTAATGTCGATCTGGAGAGCACACTTGCAGAACTTCTGGACTATGCTTGTGAGAATGGTCTGTGTGAGGATACTGTTGTATACCGAGACCTTTTTGATACTAAACTTATGGGGCTTATCACCCCGAGACCATCAGAGGTGGAACGGATATTTGCTGACAAGAGATCCGTTTCAGCTGAGGCTGCTACTGACTGGTTTTACAAATTTTCACAGGATACCGATTATATAAGAAGATACCGCATAAGCAAAGATGTCAGGTGGAAGACTCAGACCGATTACGGGGATATCGATATCACTATAAACCTTTCTAAGCCGGAAAAGGATCCTAAAGCTATAGCGGCAGCAAAGCTGGCGAAGCAGTCTGGTTATCCCAAGTGCCTTCTATGCTATGAAAATGTAGGCTACGCAGGTAGACTAAATTCACCTGCAAGACAGAACCACCGTATTATCGGTGTGACCATAGACGGCTCGGAATGGGGCCTGCAGTATTCGCCATATGTATATTATAATGAGCATTGTATACTTTTCAATAAGAAACACACACCAATGGTGATAAACAAGTCGGCATTTAATAAACTGTTTGACTTTGTTGAGCAATACCCCCACTATTTCGTAGGTTCAAATGCTGATCTTCCGATAGTAGGAGGTTCTATCCTTTCCCATGAACATTTTCAGGGCGGACATTATGAGTTCCCAATGGCTAAGGCAGAAGTTGAGCGCAAGGTCATATTCAAGGGATATGAGAACGTTGATGCAGGCATCGTTAAGTGGCCGATGTCAGTAATAAGACTTAACAGCACCAACAGGGGATCACTTGTTGAACTGGCTGACAAGATACTCCATCTCTGGCGTGGCTACACTGACGAAGGTGCGTTTATCTATGCCGAAACAAACGGAGAACCACACAACACAATAACACCTATTGCACGTATGCGCAGCGGAAGATATGAAATGGATCTGGTACTCAGGAACAATATTACTACAGATGAACACCCGTTAGGTGTATATCACCCTCATGCTGAGCTTCATCATATAAAGAAAGAGAATATAGGACTTATAGAGGTCATGGGTCTTGCTGTGCTGCCTTCACGTCTTAAAGGTGAAATGGAAAAGCTTTCAAAAGCTATGATAAACGGTGATGATATCCGTGCGGATGAAGTTCTGGCAAAGCACGCAGATTGGGCGGACGAACTCAAAAAACAGTATTCTTTCACAGCTGAGAATGCCGAAGCTATACTTAAAGACGAAATAGGTAAGGTCTTCGCAAAGGTGCTTGAACACGCAGGTGTTTATAAGCGTGATGAAGCAGGTGCAGCCGCTTTTGGAAGATTCATTGATCATGTGAATGAAGCATAG
- a CDS encoding helix-turn-helix domain-containing protein — translation MKPITSMNKINELTPTEQHLAEDTFLFCMANKQEHYTIPFLAARAGVSPTKLKKVYHQVYGTSIFTHIRKEKMLWAANKLATSNLKVIDIAETCGYDNASKFSAAFCSVIGCLPTEYRNRVRLE, via the coding sequence ATGAAACCAATCACATCAATGAATAAAATTAATGAGCTCACACCGACAGAACAACATCTTGCCGAAGACACATTTCTATTTTGTATGGCAAATAAGCAGGAGCATTATACTATCCCTTTTCTCGCAGCACGTGCAGGAGTATCACCTACAAAACTCAAAAAGGTTTATCATCAAGTTTACGGCACATCGATATTTACACATATACGTAAAGAAAAGATGCTTTGGGCTGCCAATAAGTTAGCCACATCTAACTTAAAAGTGATCGATATCGCTGAAACCTGCGGATATGATAATGCCAGTAAGTTTTCCGCAGCGTTTTGCAGTGTCATCGGATGTTTACCAACAGAGTACAGGAACCGTGTCCGTTTGGAGTAG
- a CDS encoding 2-isopropylmalate synthase, protein MKNAEKYARGYYMPPVKCMKWAEKDYIDHAPAWCSVDLRDGNQALIIPMSLEEKLEFFKELVDIGFKEIEIGFPAASETEYEFCRTLIEKNMIPDDVTIQVLTQSREHIIKKTFEAIDGAKHAVVHLYNSTSVAQREQVFRKSKEDIIKIATTGAELCKEYKKHAKGHITFEYSPESFTGTEPEFAAEICNAVIDIWEPDADNKVIINLPVTVEMSLPHVYAQQVEYMCETLHNRENLIISLHPHNDRGTGIADTELGLLAGGDRVEGTCFGNGERTGNVDIVTLALNMYTHGVEPNLDFTDLPSLIELYERVTRMKVYDRQPYSGSLVYAAFSGSHQDAIAKGMKWREEKDDKHWTCPYLPIDPHDVGREYEGDVIRINSQSGKGGIGYILEQQYGYDLPKAMREDFGYKVKDISDKAHKELSRSEVHQIFKDTYLNINTPVDITEAHYTQKADDLIGASIKAVINGKTVECSADGNGRLDAVANALTTEIGMEINVDTYTEHALERKTTSEACSYVGINVNGKIFWGVGRHSDIIVSSVKALVSAINNAMNK, encoded by the coding sequence ATGAAAAACGCAGAAAAGTATGCAAGAGGATATTATATGCCTCCGGTAAAATGTATGAAATGGGCAGAAAAAGACTATATAGACCATGCCCCCGCATGGTGCTCGGTTGACCTGAGAGACGGAAATCAGGCACTGATAATACCAATGAGCCTTGAAGAAAAGCTGGAATTTTTCAAGGAACTGGTAGATATCGGCTTCAAGGAGATAGAGATAGGTTTCCCTGCAGCTTCTGAAACAGAATACGAATTCTGCCGTACACTTATAGAGAAGAATATGATACCTGACGATGTTACCATCCAGGTACTTACTCAGTCGAGAGAACATATAATCAAGAAGACCTTTGAAGCTATCGACGGTGCTAAGCACGCTGTAGTTCACCTTTATAACTCCACCTCTGTTGCTCAGAGAGAGCAGGTATTCCGCAAGTCCAAGGAAGATATAATCAAGATCGCTACCACAGGTGCAGAACTTTGTAAGGAGTATAAGAAACACGCTAAAGGTCACATCACTTTTGAGTACTCCCCCGAAAGTTTCACAGGCACTGAGCCTGAATTTGCAGCTGAGATATGTAATGCAGTAATTGATATCTGGGAGCCCGATGCTGATAACAAAGTCATCATCAATCTCCCTGTTACCGTTGAGATGTCGCTGCCCCATGTTTACGCTCAGCAGGTAGAGTATATGTGTGAAACTCTCCACAACAGAGAGAACCTGATAATCTCTCTCCACCCCCACAATGACAGAGGTACAGGCATAGCTGATACCGAACTCGGTCTGCTCGCAGGCGGTGACAGAGTTGAAGGAACTTGCTTCGGCAACGGTGAAAGAACAGGTAACGTTGATATCGTTACTCTCGCACTGAATATGTACACCCATGGTGTTGAGCCGAACCTCGATTTCACCGATCTTCCCTCACTCATAGAGCTTTATGAGAGAGTAACAAGAATGAAAGTGTATGACAGACAGCCTTACTCCGGTTCTCTGGTATACGCTGCATTCTCAGGCTCACATCAGGACGCTATAGCAAAGGGCATGAAGTGGCGTGAAGAAAAGGACGACAAGCACTGGACTTGTCCTTACCTCCCCATTGATCCCCACGATGTCGGCAGAGAATACGAGGGCGACGTTATCCGTATCAACTCACAGTCAGGCAAGGGCGGCATAGGCTATATCCTCGAACAGCAGTACGGATATGACCTCCCCAAGGCTATGAGAGAGGACTTCGGATATAAGGTTAAGGATATCTCAGACAAAGCTCACAAGGAGCTCAGCAGAAGCGAAGTTCACCAGATATTCAAGGATACATATCTCAACATCAATACGCCTGTAGATATAACCGAGGCTCACTATACACAGAAGGCTGACGACCTCATCGGTGCTTCTATCAAGGCTGTTATCAATGGCAAGACAGTTGAGTGCAGCGCTGACGGCAACGGCAGACTTGATGCTGTGGCTAACGCACTTACCACAGAGATCGGCATGGAGATAAATGTTGACACCTACACCGAGCACGCACTGGAAAGAAAAACCACCTCCGAGGCTTGCTCATATGTAGGAATAAACGTTAACGGCAAGATCTTCTGGGGTGTCGGCAGACATTCCGATATCATCGTTTCTTCTGTAAAAGCACTTGTATCTGCTATCAACAATGCGATGAATAAGTAA